The DNA sequence CTGGTGGCCGGCTGTTTGCCTCGCCATTGGCTAAGAGCATTGCCCGCGAGAAAGGCATCGACCTGAACACCATCAAAGGCTCGGGCGAAAACGGCCGCATCGTGTCGCGCGACCTGGAAAGCGCCCAGCCCGGCGCGGCCCCGGCCGCTGCTCCGCAAGCTGCTCCGGCCGCCGCGCCGCAGGCGGCCCCCGCTGCTGCTGCGCCCCAGGCTGCCGCACCAGCTCCGGCTGCTGCCCCCGCCGCTCAGCCCGCCGACGGCACCTACACCGACACGCCCGTGTCGCAGATGCGTAAAGTCATTGCCCGCCGCCTCTCGGAAAGCCTGTTCACGGCCCCGCATTTCTATCTGACGATGGAAATCCTGATGGACCGGGCTATGGAAGTCCGTACCCAGCTCAACACCCTCTCGCCGGTGAAGCTCAGCTTCAACGACCTGGTTATCAAGGCGGCCGCCGTGGCCCTGAAGCAGCACCCGGCCGTTAACTCGTCGTGGCTCGGCGACAAAATCCGCCAGAACAAGGTGGTCAACATCGGCGTGGCCGTAGCCGTGGACGAAGGTCTGCTGGTGCCCGTGGTGCGCAACGCCGACGGCAAAGGCCTCGCGACTATTGCCACGGAAGTGAAAGAGCTGGCCGGCAAAGCCAAATCGAAGAAGCTGCAGCCCGCCGAGTGGGAGGGCAGCACCTTCACCATCTCCAACCTGGGCATGTTCGGCATCGAGGAGTTCACGGCCATCATCAACCCGCCGGATGCCTGCATCCTGGCCGTGGGCGGCATCAAGCAGACCGCCGTGGTACGCGACGGGCAGCTGGCCATTGGCAACGTCATGAAAGTAACCCTCTCGTGCGACCACCGCGTGGTGGACGGCGCGACCGGGGCGGCTTTCCTGCAGACGCTCAAGGCCCTGCTGGAAGACCCGATGAAAATGCTGATCTGATAGCCAGAGCGCAGCTTTATTGCCAGTAACAGAAAAACCAGCCCCATCCGGCTGGTTTTTTTGCTGAAGGACCTACTTCATTGCAAAACCCCTATACTTGCCGGTGAGGGAGGCATTGAGGCCAATGCTGCCCGGTTATTCACCAATTCAACTCTGAGTATGCGGAAAAGTATAGCTGTAGTAGCCCTGTGCATGGCCAGTGCCACGGCCTGGGGGCAGAGTCAGACGCTCAGTGGCCGGGTGCTGGATGCTGCCGGCCGGCCCGTCATCGGGGCCACCGTGGTGGAGAAAGGCACCAACAACGGTACGGCCACCGACAACGCGGGCCGCTTCACCTTATCGTCGCGGACCAGCAGCCCGCGCCTGCTCATCAGCTCCATCGGCTTTGCCCCGCAGGAGGTGACGGCCGGCAGCGGCGAAATCAGCGTGAGCCTGGCCGAGGCCACCACCAGCCTGGGCACCGTGCAGGTGGTCGGCTCGCGCAGCCAGAACCGCTCCGTGACCGACTCGCCCTCGCCAGTGGACATTATCGACCTGCGCGAGGTGACCACCAAAACCGGCCAACTCGACGTGAACCAGCTGCTGCAATTTGTGGCGCCTTCCTTCAACTCCAACCGCCAGACCGGCTCCGACGGGGCCGACCACGTGGACCCGGCCTCCCTGCGCGGCCTGGGCCCCGACCAGACCCTGGTGCTGGTAAACGGCAAGCGCCAGCACCAGTCGGCCCTGGTGAACCTGTTTGGCTCGCGGGGCCGCGGCAATACCGGCACCGACCTGAACGTCATTCCGGCCGCCAGCATCGAGCGAATCGAGATTCTGCGCGACGGGGCGGCGGCCCAGTACGGCTCCGACGCCATTGCCGGTGTGATTAACATCGTGCTGAAAAGCTCCGTCGATGAGCTGACGGCCAGCGTGAACTACGGCGCCTACGAGGCCAAATACCGCCGCGACGACCAGAAGTTTGACGGCGGCAACTTCAACGCCAACGTCAACTACGGTCTGGGGCTGGGGGAGCGGGGCAGCTTTATCAACGCCACGCTCGACTTCAACCAGCGCCAGCACACCCAGCGGGCCGATGTGCCCTCACCCGACGGGCTGGCCCGGCGCGAGTACGGCGACCCGAAGGTATCGAACGTGTCGGCGTACCTGAACTCCAAGTTTGCCGTCAGCGACCAGACCTACGTGTACGCTTTCGGCGGGGCTAACAAGCGCCAGGGTGACGCCTACGCCTGGACGCGCTTTGCCGACGACGACCGGAACGTGCCCGCCATTTACCCCAACGGCTTCGACCCCATCATTACCAGCGACATCTGGGACGCGTCGGCCGTGCTGGGTTTGCGCACTAAGCTCGGCGAGTGGGATTTGGACCTGAGCAACAACTTCGGGTCCAACCGCTTCGAGTACGGCGTGCGCAACTCCCTGAATGCCTCGCTGGGCGCCAGTTCACCCACCAGCTTCAGGGCCGGCGGCTTCCAGTTGCAGCAGCAGGTGCAAAGCGTGGGCCTCACGCGCAACTACAAAACCGTATTGCAGGGCCTGAACCTGGCGGCCGGGGCCGAGTGGCGGCACGAGTGGTACACCTTGTTTGCGGGTGAGGAAAAGTCGTACCGCAACTACAACGCCGACTTTACCGGCGGCTCCCAGGGCTTCCCCGGCTTCCAGCCCAGTGACGAAATAAAGGCCCAGCGCGACAACCTGGGCCTGTACGTGGATGCTGAGCTGAGCGTGACGGCCCAGTGGCTGGTGGCTGCCGCGCTGCGCTACGAGCACTACACCGACTTCGGCAGCACGCTCACCTACAAGGCATCCACGCGCTACAACCTGACCGAATTTCTGACCCTGCGGGGTACTTACAGCACCGGCTTCCGGGCCCCGTCTTTGGCCCAGATCAACTTCAACTCCACTTTTACCAACTTCATCGGCGGCGACCCGGTGGAAGTGCTGCTGGCCCGTAACAACAGCGCCGTAACCCAGAAGCTGGGCATTCCGAGCCTGCGCCAGGAAACCTCCAACAGCGCCAACATCGGCCTGACCAGCCGCATCGGCTCGTCCTTGAGCCTGACGCTGGATGGCTACTACATCAAGGTAAAGGACCGCGTGGTGCTCACCAGCCAGTTTAGTGCCCGCGACGGGGATGATAACCTGGACCCCGTTATCGGGGCCGACCTGGAGGCGCTGGGCGTGGGGCAGGCGCAGTTTTTTGCCAATGCCGCCGATACCCGCTCTTTGGGTCTGGATGTGGTGCTGAACCACACCGCTACGTTGGGCACCGGCCGGCTAAGCTCCACGTTGGCCGCCAACTTCAACCGCCTGCGCATCGAGCGGGTGCAGACCTCGGGCCGCCTGGCCGGGCGGGAGGAGGAGTTCTTTGGAGCCCGGGAGCAGGCCTTCGTGAAAGCCTCGGCGCCGCCCTCCAAAATCAACCTGACCTTCGACTACAAAGTCAGCAAGTGGGGCGCGCTGCTGCGCTTCGTGCGCTTCGATAAGGTGCAGCTTATCGACTGGGACGGGGCTCCGATGAACTATAAGGCCCGCATCACCACCGACCTGACCGTGAGCTACTCACTCAACGACCATTTGCAGCTGGCCGTGGGCAGCACTAATCTGGGCAACGTGTATCCCACGCTGTTCAACCCTCAGTTGACCGAAACCGGCGGCGCCTGGGACCCGGTGCAGATGGGGGCCAACGGTCGGTTTTACTTTGCTAAATTGCAGGCCCGTTTCTAAGCAGGTGCCAGCTACGCGTTAACTGTCATCCTGGCGAAGGAAGGACCTTATCCGGATAGAACGAATCGTAACACCGATTCTCGTTTCATCCGGATAAGGTCCTTCGCTTTACTCAGGATGACAAGCGTTTTTCGGCCCCTGCCAACCAACACCTGACAACTACCCAACATGAGAATCCGCTCTACTACCGTGCTTGGCGTGCGCCACAACGGCGAAATTGCCCTCGGCGCCGACGGCCAGGCGACTATGGATAAGCACGTGGCCAAGAGCAACGTGCGCAAGGTGCGCAAGCTCCAGGACGGCAAGGTCGTCACGGGCTTTGCCGGCTCCACGGCCGATGCCTTCATGCTGCTCGATAAGTTCGAGGAAAAGCTCGGCGGCTACGGCGGGCAGCTGCGCCGCGCCGCCATCGAGTTGGCCAAGGAGTGGCGCAAAGACCAGTACCTGCGCAAGCTCGAAGCCATGATGGTGGTCTGCGACAAGGACGAGCTGCTCATCATTGCCGGCACCGGCGACGTGCTGGAGCCTGACTCCGACGTGGCCGCCATCGGCTCGGGGGCCATGTACGCCCAGGCCGCCGCCCTGGCCCTGAAAAAGCATGCGCCCCACCTCACGGCCCGCCAGATGGTGGAAGAAGCCCTGCACATTGCCGCCGACATCTGCATCTACACCAACCACAACCTGATGATTGAGCAGCCGGTATAGGTTGTTATTGCTTGGTGCCTGATGCTTGGTGCTTAGTTGCACGGAGCGTTAGGTAGCGGGCACAGTTTCTTAATTTCTGTCTTTTTTTACCGCTGAAGCTGTCAGTAGTAACTGCTACTAAGCACTAGGCACTAAGCACCAAGCACTAACATGCAAATCACCAACTTCCTCAAGCACCACTACCGCCACTTCAACGCTGCTGCCCTGATTGATGCCGCCGAAGGCTACAACAAGCACCTGGCCGAAGGCGGTAAGATGATGATTACCCTGGCCGGCGCCATGAGCACCGCCGAAATGGGCATCCAGCTGGCCGAATTGATTCGCCAGGACAAGGTCCAGATCATCAGCTGCACCGGTGCCAACCTGGAAGAGGATATCTTCAACCTGGTAGCCCACGACTTCTACGAGCGGGTGCCCAACTACCGCGACCTGACGCCCGCCGACGAGCAGGCCCTGCTGGAGCGCCACATGAACCGCGTAACCGACACCTGCATTCCCGAGGAAGAAGCCATGCGCCGCCTCGAGCACTCGGTACTGAAGTTCTGGGAGAAGGCCGATAAGGCCGGCGAGCAGTACTTTCCCCACGAGTTCTTCTACCAGATCCTGAAGTCGGGCGAGCTGGAGCAGTACTACCAGATTGACCCCAAGGACAGTTGGATGCTGGCCGCCGCCGAGAAAAACCTGCCCATCATCTGCCCCGGTTGGGAAGACAGCACGCTGGGCAACATCTTCGCCGGCCACGTTATCAGCGGCGACATCAAGAACGTGCACACCGTGCGCACCGGTATCGAGTACATGATTTACCTGGCCGACTGGTACACCCAGCAGGCCACCGAGGAAAGCAAAGTGGGCTTCTTCCAGATTGGCGGCGGCATTGCCGGCGACTTCCCCATCTGCGTAGTACCCATGCTGCACCAGGACCTGGGCCGCACCAGCGTGCCGCTGTGGGGCTACTTCTGCCAGATTTCGGACTCGACCACCTCGTACGGCTCCTACTCCGGTGCCGTGCCGAACGAGAAAATCACCTGGGGCAAGCTGGGCCAGGACACGCCCAAGTTCATCATCGAGTCGGACGCGACCATCGTGGCCCCGCTGGTGTTTGCTATGGTGCTGGGGCAATAGTTCAGCCCTGTAATAGTTGATTTTGGAAAACGGACTGGCGCGCTGCCAGTCCGTTTTCTTGTTTTCGGGGCCTGCTGGTTGGCGTCCTTAGGTTGCCGGCCGCTGCTTAGGCTACGGTTAGCAGCAATGAAGCTGGGCAGCAGAATAGACCATCGAAAGCGCTTGGCTCTGCCGCCGCCAGCTGACCGAACTGAGTTGAGCAACTTGCAGAATGGCGCGTTTAACAATATAGAGTATTGAAGATTAATATATTCTTGCGAATGTTCTAATCATATTGAGTAAAGAAACATTTATACTTGTATTCGCTTAGATCTTATTTCCCTCACACTTATTGTTTTTGAATGAAACACTTTTCCGCAACCGGATCTGCCAGAGGGGCGTGCCCGCTACGAAGCTTAGGGCTTCTGACAGGAGTGTGGCTGTTTGCCCTCCCAGGATTGGCACAGTCCTTCTCCAGCAGCGTGCCGCCGGCACGCGCTACCACGGCTCCGCTCCCCAGCCTCGTGCTGCCGTCGCCGCTGCCCGGCAAGGTTGTCGGCACGGGTAGCAGCAGCCGGTTGCTGGCGGTGTCGCCGACGGTCACCAGCGTGTCGCCGATGCCCAACAAGGCCAGTGCCCCGCGCGCCAGCAACGTCACCTTTACGCTCTCGCAGGCGCTCAACGCGGGCTCCGCCAACGCCGTGCGCGTGTTTGGCAGCCGGCGCGGCGGGCTGCTGGCCGGCGCGGGCTCGGTGAGCGGCAGCACCGTCACCTTCAACCCGACCCTCGACTTCCAGCCCGGCGAAACGGTACAGGCTACCCTCACCACCGCGGCCCAGAGCACCAGCGGCATCCCCGTGGACCGGGGCTACGTCACGTCGTTTGTGGCGGCGGTCAGCAACGGTGCCGGCACCTACACGGCCGCCCCCAACCTCACCATTCCCGGCAACGGTCAGGGAGTTGCAATAGGCGACGTGAACGGTGATGGTATTATGGATGTCGTCATCGGGACGGGCAATAGCACCCTGCTCACGTACATTGGCACGGGCGGCGGCAGCTTCGCCGCGCCGGTGAGCACTGCCACCGGGTCTGGCCCCAGTCAGGTGGTGTTGGCCGACGTGGACAACGACGGCGACCTGGATGCCGTGACACCCAGCTTCGGGGCGGGCGGCACCTCGGTGCACCGCAACGTGGGCGGCGTGCTGGGCGCGGCTACCCTGCTCCCCACTGGCCCCAGTCCGCGGAATGTGGCCGTGGTAGATGTGGACGGCGACGGCGACCTGGATATTCTGACCAATAGCGTCGGCAACAGTAACGTGACGCTGAACCTGAACAACGCCGGCACGTTTGCCGCTGCCACGCAGGTTGCTACTACGGGCGCCAGTCCCTACGGGATAGCGGCCGCCGACTTCAACGGCGACGGTATCATGGACTTTGCCACGGCCGACGCTAATGGTAATACCTTGAGCATCAGGCTGGGCGTGGGCAATGGTACGTTCACCGCCGCTGCCAACGTTAACCCCGGCCTCACCCCCTTTGGCCTGGTCGCCGGCGACCTGAACGGTGACAATATCGCCGACCTGGTCACCTGCAACCGCAACGGTACGACCGTGGTAGTAGCTTTGGGCGTGGGCAACGGCACTTTTGGTACTCCTACCACCGTTACGGTTGGCTCGCAGCCCATCGACGTGAGCCTGGCCGACGTGGATGCCGATGGCGACCTGGACCTGCTGGTAGCCAATTTCAACGGCGCCAACGTGAGCGTGTGCCGCAACAGCGGCGCGGGCACGTTTGCCGCCGCGGCCACCTACGCTGCCAACACCCAGCCTTTCGTCATCATGCCGGGCGACGTGAACGGCGACGGGGCCCTGGACCTGGTAACCGCTAATCTTGCCAGCACTGCCACCACGGTGCTGTATAACGGGACCAGCCTGACGGATCTGACGGTGAGCACCACGGCCAACATCCCGGGCGGTGCCTACAACAACATCACCGTGACGGGCACGGGCGTGGGCACCGTTACGGGCTCAGTGTCGGTGGCCGGGGCCTTCGTGGTGCAGCCCGGCGGCGTGCTCAATACTAACTGCCAGGCCATCAGCGGCAGCGGCACCTTCACGCTCCAGGCCGGTGCCGAACTGCAGATCTGCGACCCGGCCGGCATCAGCAGCACCGGGGCTACCGGCGCGGTGCAGGTAATCGGGGCGCGCACCTTCAGCTTCTCGGGCCGCTACACTTACAACGGCACGGCGGCGCAAGTGACGGGCAACGCCCTGCCCAGCCGCGTGCGCGACCTGGCCGTAAGCAATGGCACCGGCGTGACGCTGAGCGCGGCCACCAGCGTGGCCCAGGTGCTGCGCCTGACCAGCGGCGTGCTGAACACCAACGGCCAGCCCCTGACGCTGCTCTCCACCGACTCGACCGGTACGGCCCTGGCCGTGAACACCAACGGCAGCGTGACGGGCAACGTGACGGTGCAGCGCTACATCAACCCCAGCCTGAACGCCGGGCCGGGCTACCGCCACTACGCCGCGCCCGTGACCAACACCACCGTGGCCGACCTGGCTACCGGTGGCCCCAACCCGTTTTCGCCCACGCTCAACGCGGCTTACAATACCTCGGCTACGCCCAACCTGATTACGCCTTTCCCCACGGTGTTTGGCTACGATGAGAGCCGCGTGCTGACCAGCCCCGCTACCACCTACTCGGGTTTCGACAAGGGCTGGTTTTCGCCCGCTGCCGCCACCGATCCGCTGACTCCGGGCCTGGGCTACACCGTTAATATTGCCGGCAGTGAGAAAGTTGACTTCGTGGGCACGCTCGGTAACGGCCCCGTCTCGCGCACGCTCAACCGGGCCGGTGGCTCCGAAGGCGGCCTGCACCTGGTGGGCAACCCGTACCCCGCCCCGCTGGACTGGAGCAAAGTCACCATTCCCGCCGGCCTCGACAATGCCATGTACGTGTACCAGAGCACCGCGCAGTACGCCGGTGGCTACCGCAGCTACGTGGGCGGCATCGGCGACCCGCTGGTGAGCAGCGGCCAGGGCTTCTTCGTCCGCGTGACGCCGGGTAGCTCGTCCGCCACGCTGACCTTCACCAACACGGCCCGCGTGACGACTTACGCCACCCAGCCGGCCTTCAACCGCTCGGCCGAAACCCGGCCCCTGGTGCAGCTGCGCTTGCAGGGCCAGGGCAGCCCCCTCACCGATGATGCCTACGTGTATCAGCAGGCCGATGCCACCGCCGGCATCGACGCGGCCTACGACGCGGTGAAGCTCTCCAACCCCCACGGCCTGAACGTGGCCTCTGTGGCCGCCGGCCAGGAAGTAGCCATCAACGGCCTGCCCGTGCTGACGGCGGCTACCGTGGTGCCCCTGCGCCTGACCGTGCCCCAAGCCGGCACTTACTCCCTCAGCGCCCAACAGCTGTTGAACACGGCGCCCGGCACCGTATTCCTGCACGACGACGTAACGGGCCGCGACGTGAACCTGAGCCAGCAGGCAGTGTATAGCTTTGAGCTGAGCAGCCTGACGGCCGCCAACCGCTTCTCGCTGCGCTTCGAGCCTTCCCGGCCATTGGCTGCCCAAGCCAGCCCATTGGCGGCCGCTACGGGCGTATATCCCAACCCGGCGCACGGCAGCTTCCTGGTGCAGCTCCCCAAAGTGGCCCAGGGCGGCACGGCCGAGCTGGTGCTGCTGAATGCCCTCGGGCAGCAGGTGCATCAGCAGGCCGCCGCACTGTCGGCGGTAGGCAGCAGCGCTACCGTACGGGTGCCGGCGCTGGCGGCTGGAGTCTACGTTCTGCAGGTGCGCCTGGGAACGGAAGTCATCAGCAAGCGCATCGTACTCAATTAATCGGAGAGCCGCAGGCAGGCCCGCTTTGCTTGCTTCTGCCGCTCTAATTGATGGGTAGTCCCGCTGCTGTCGGCCGGAAGGGCTACGGCAAAAAAAACACCCCGCGCTTCATAGTGCGGGGTGTTTTTATGTTGGGCTAGCCAATCTTGCCGATGCTGCGCCAGCGCCTGGAGTACTGCCACCATATTTCCGAATGTTCTACCCGTTGCGGCTCGTACTGCGGGGCCGTGCCGAACGAGAAAATCACCTGGGGCAAGCTGGGCCAGGACCCGCCCGGGCTCATCACCGGGTCGGACGCGGCCATCGTGGCCCGCTGGTGTTGAGTGTGACGCTGGGGCGCCTGCTACGTTGTAAAAAGCCCGCCGCTGAGGTTCAGCGGCGGGCTTTTTTGTGTGTTATTCCAGAAAACCGCGCTTAGTGAGCAGGGGCCACCGGGCGGGCCGGCGCGGGGGCTGCCGTGGTCTGGGCCTGCCGCTGGCGGCGCTGCTGCTCGATAATCTGCTTTTTCACCGCATCGGGCTGCAGGCTCATCCAGAGGATACCAATCAGAAGGGGCGGCAGGAAAATACCCAGCACGAAGGGGAAAAAGCCTCGTAGCAGCCGGCCCGCGAGGCTCAGGCCGGTGTGGGCCAGCATCGAGCCGTAGGCCCAGGTGGCGTAGCCCAGGCTCAGGGCCGATACCGCGAAGCTGACCTGCTGGATCTGGGGCGTGCCGGAGAAAACGTACGTGAGGGGCATAGCCAGCAAGGTCAGGAAATTGCAGGCGCCCGTAACGAAGGCTACCATGACCAGGCACTCGGCGTAGTTGTAGCCCCCAAGGCGCAAAAACAGGCGGGCAAAAGCGGCTATGATGGGCACCAGAGCCACGTAGTACCAGCTCAGGTACTTGGCCAGCAGGGCCGTGGACGTCTTCTGCATCTGCCACACGGCCTCGGGCACGGCCGGGTCGCGGGGCGGGGTCAGATCGATGTGCAGCACGGCGGACAAAAAGGCGTAGATACCGGTCACGAGCAGCAGCAGGGACAGGGGCGGGAAGTGGGGCTTGCGCTGCCCGGCCAGGTAGCCCCGGATGGTGGCGCCGGGGCGCAGCAGAAGGTTCCGCAGGGAGTACACAATGCCCTTGTCTACGTGCCAGATGCTGTGCGGAACCTCGTGGAGCATGTGGGCCATTGTGAGGCGGTGGGTGTGGTGGGCATCCTGCCCGCAGTGCCCGCAAAACCGCTCGGGCACCAGCGTGCCGCAGTTCAGGCAGGTGGCGGGGCCGGGCCCGGAGGCATGGCCCCCCGTGGCCCCGTGCCCGGAGCCGACCAGGGCCAGGTCGATAGCCAGCGTGGGAGGAGAGGTGATTTCCATGTAGGGTAGAGAGGATATTTTTGAAAGAAAGCCACTTGTTCTAAAAATTGCAAGCAAAAAAGCCCGCCGCTGATATTCAGCGGCGAGCTTTTTTGCAAACGTTTGGCCCTCTTAGGCCGGGATAATCGTGGTGAAGTCAGCATCGTAGGTGCGCCGTGACTCCCCCAGCTTAACCAACAACTCCTCCGCCGCTAGCCGGATTGCGGCCCAAGTGCTGTGGACGACAATAGACTCCCACCGCCAAAGCGAAGCTGGCACCGCGTCGACCTGGCTTTTGAAAGCCAGCAAGTCGTTTCTTAGAGCTTTGCTGACCTTACCGTGTCTGAAATTGGCCTCGAAGACCGGCTCGTTAAAAGCATATTCGTATTCCGATTCCAATTCGAAGACCGGGTCGAATACCGGCCCCGCCAAGCTATGCAGGTAGCTGGGAGAGGCGGCGAACAGTGCCAGCGAGTTGTAGAGGCAGCTGTAATAATAGGCAGCTTGAAACGCGTCTTCTGGGGTGCTCATGCTGCTGGAAAGTGCGTTTTGGGAGCAGTAACTACGGATTGTGCCCTACGCCAGCTCGGCCACCCGCACCTCCTGCGGCACGCCCACGGCCTCGAAGGCCTGGCTCAGGTCCAGCATCAGATCCTGAGCATCTTCCACCCCGATGCTGAGGCGAATCATCTGGGAGGTGATGCCCATTTCGAGCTGGTCGGCGGGGGTAATGTCGGAGTGGGTCATGGTGGCCGGGTGCTCGGCCAGGCTTTCGGTGCCGCCCAGGCTCACGGCCAGCTTGATGAGCTTCAGGGCGTTGAGGAAGCGGAAGGCTTCGGCCTCGCCGCCCCGGATGTCGAACGAAATCATGGAGCCGGGCGAGAGGCAGTGGCGGCGGTAGATGTCCTGCTGCTTGGGGCAGTGCTCCAGGTGGGTCAGGTAATAGGTGCGGGCCACCAGGGGGTGCTGCCGCAGCCAATCGGCAATAACCTGGGCCGAGGCGGCGGCGCGCTCCATGCGCAGCTTCAGGGTTTCGAGGCTACGCATCAGCATCCAGCCGGTGTTCGGGTCGCACATGGTGCCCATGAAGGTGCGCATTGCCTTGATTTCCTTCATCAGGCTTTTGCTGCTGAGGGCCGCGCCGGCAATCAGGTCGGAGTGGCCGCCCAGGAACTTGGTGGCCGAGTACAGCACCACGTCGGCGCCGTGCTTCAAGGGGTGCTGGAACACGGGGCCCAGGAAGGTATTATCCACCACCAGGCGCACGGGTTTCTCGGCCGAGCCGTAGCGGCGGGCCAGGGCGGCGCAGGCTTCCAGGTCGACGAGGTGGTTGGTGGGGTTGGCGGGCGTTTCCACGAAAATCATGGCCAGGCGGCCGGGGGCAATGGCCGCGGCCTGGGCTTCGAGCTGCTCGGGCGTGGCGGTGGGCAAAAAGCCCTGGGCCTCGATGCCGAACTTGCGCAGCACGTTCTTGAGGAAGAAGTCGGAGCCGCCGTACACGGGC is a window from the Hymenobacter aquaticus genome containing:
- a CDS encoding cystathionine gamma-synthase family protein is translated as MTNRQDHAHINGQQLHPESLMMSYGYTPAWSEGAIKPPIFQTSTFVFKNAEEGKAFFELAYGLRQANPDEEMGLIYSRLNNPSLEILEHRLTLWDGAEEAASFASGMAAISTTLLALLQPGDVVLHSEPVYGGSDFFLKNVLRKFGIEAQGFLPTATPEQLEAQAAAIAPGRLAMIFVETPANPTNHLVDLEACAALARRYGSAEKPVRLVVDNTFLGPVFQHPLKHGADVVLYSATKFLGGHSDLIAGAALSSKSLMKEIKAMRTFMGTMCDPNTGWMLMRSLETLKLRMERAAASAQVIADWLRQHPLVARTYYLTHLEHCPKQQDIYRRHCLSPGSMISFDIRGGEAEAFRFLNALKLIKLAVSLGGTESLAEHPATMTHSDITPADQLEMGITSQMIRLSIGVEDAQDLMLDLSQAFEAVGVPQEVRVAELA